From the Azospirillum formosense genome, one window contains:
- a CDS encoding GH1 family beta-glucosidase: MADLPKDFVWGVSTSAYQIEGAAAADGRGPSIWDTRCRMAGGVVNGDTGDVACDHYHRYAEDVALMRDIGVGAYRFSVAWPRVLPRGRGVVNEAGLDFYDRLIDRLLEAGIEPWLCVYHWDLPQGLQDLGGWANRDSAGWYADYAALLARRYGDRVKRWITFNEFSVFTLFGYAIPWAAPGITDRDQHLRAIHHVNLAHGAGVDVIRALVPGASIGAVHNRQRVLPEGGRSENAEAAALLDEHWNLTFCDPQLLGHYPPRVARAIEPYVEAGDMARICRPMDWFGLNHYGPIFARVNPDTTWGYGWGDAPPDSPTYGVGWAVFPDAFRDELLEITRRYRMPIVITENGCGGSDSPDESGVVDDQHRINYLRLYNASMHEAIRGGADVRGYFVWSLLDNFEWGSGYGNRFGIVHVDFETQKRTPKASARWYAALIKRARSAA; this comes from the coding sequence ATGGCGGACCTGCCGAAGGATTTTGTTTGGGGCGTCTCCACCTCCGCCTATCAGATCGAGGGCGCCGCGGCGGCGGACGGGCGCGGTCCAAGCATCTGGGACACGCGCTGCCGCATGGCCGGCGGCGTGGTGAACGGCGACACCGGCGACGTCGCCTGCGACCATTACCACCGCTACGCCGAGGACGTGGCGTTGATGCGGGACATCGGGGTCGGCGCCTACCGGTTCTCCGTGGCGTGGCCGCGCGTCCTGCCGCGTGGGCGGGGGGTGGTCAACGAGGCCGGGCTGGACTTCTACGACCGCCTGATCGACCGCCTTTTGGAGGCCGGCATCGAGCCCTGGCTGTGCGTCTACCATTGGGACCTGCCGCAGGGCCTGCAGGACCTTGGCGGCTGGGCGAACCGGGACAGCGCCGGCTGGTACGCCGATTATGCGGCGTTGCTGGCGCGGCGCTACGGCGACCGGGTGAAGCGCTGGATCACCTTCAACGAATTCTCCGTCTTCACCCTGTTCGGCTACGCCATTCCCTGGGCGGCCCCCGGCATCACCGACCGCGACCAGCATCTGCGGGCCATCCACCATGTGAATCTTGCCCACGGGGCCGGCGTGGACGTGATCCGCGCCCTGGTGCCCGGCGCGTCCATTGGGGCGGTCCACAACCGACAACGGGTGCTGCCGGAGGGCGGACGGTCCGAGAACGCCGAGGCTGCCGCCCTGCTGGACGAGCATTGGAACCTGACCTTCTGCGATCCGCAGCTTCTCGGCCACTACCCGCCGCGGGTCGCCCGCGCCATCGAACCGTACGTGGAGGCCGGCGACATGGCGCGGATCTGCCGGCCCATGGACTGGTTCGGCCTGAACCATTACGGGCCGATCTTCGCCCGCGTGAATCCCGACACCACCTGGGGCTATGGCTGGGGCGACGCCCCGCCCGATTCGCCGACCTACGGTGTCGGATGGGCGGTTTTCCCCGACGCCTTCCGCGACGAACTGCTGGAAATCACCCGCCGTTATCGCATGCCCATCGTCATTACGGAAAACGGCTGCGGCGGCAGCGATTCGCCGGACGAATCGGGCGTCGTCGACGACCAGCACCGAATCAATTATCTGCGTCTCTATAACGCGTCAATGCACGAGGCGATTCGCGGCGGAGCGGACGTGCGCGGTTACTTCGTCTGGTCGCTTCTGGATAATTTCGAGTGGGGAAGCGGGTACGGCAACCGTTTCGGCATCGTCCACGTCGACTTTGAAACGCAGAAACGCACGCCGAAAGCCTCTGCCCGCTGGTACGCCGCCCTGATAAAGCGCGCGCGTTCCGCCGCCTGA
- a CDS encoding radical SAM protein yields the protein MQDFSVGFRQAVVLHQQGRLAEAEAAYRSLLQAAPDHPDTLRLWGLVALQSGAAGAACARLSRAVAANPGSAEALHLLGGALRQAGNLGPALDSYRRATILRPVFPECHFNHGNALVQAERSLEAAAAYRMAVVQQPLAANSRLNLAGVLNRIGDPAGAAFQAWAAVALEPHRPAMLTALGRAETGLGNGVAAERAHGRALRLDPRQEPLVYEHGLALSEIGRVEEASTRLHTLIHSTDATVRLGAKMALHRLVLRCIDSDDHRRAAAVALDGWSGRAGDGTAMLPMRVRIESSSACNLRCRHCTTGVAYHSTERRLLKADLFERIVQDLKGMEAVVSCVMYLGGEPLMNPHLETMIRRLRDETSINQIHFVTNAMLATEERCRALADCGVEKIYVSIDGRTPEENDAIRRGSHYPTVRRNLTLMRRYLEPAGVQLIVSNNVLRRPGDPPTAATPAFLIEDFPGLPIATNYAYKWPGWAQTEEEEALTVDVNPERRRGFCSSPFTESAIRPNGDVTLCCYDISGIEVLGNLRQDSFADIWNGERYRAVRLAMMAGDEAALPGVCRNCPVYTGEEIQERPADLPASGVAAV from the coding sequence ATGCAGGATTTTTCCGTGGGTTTCCGGCAGGCTGTCGTCTTGCATCAGCAGGGTCGCCTGGCGGAAGCGGAGGCGGCCTACCGCTCGCTGCTCCAGGCCGCGCCGGACCATCCCGACACGCTGCGGCTGTGGGGCTTGGTCGCTTTGCAGTCGGGTGCCGCTGGTGCCGCCTGCGCGCGCCTGTCCCGCGCGGTGGCGGCCAATCCCGGTTCGGCGGAGGCGCTGCATCTTCTGGGCGGCGCGTTGCGGCAGGCTGGCAACCTTGGGCCGGCGCTCGACTCCTATCGCCGCGCGACGATTCTGAGGCCCGTTTTTCCCGAGTGCCACTTCAACCACGGCAACGCCTTGGTCCAGGCGGAGCGGTCGCTGGAAGCCGCGGCGGCCTACCGGATGGCGGTCGTTCAGCAGCCGCTCGCGGCCAACAGCCGCCTCAATCTGGCGGGGGTGCTCAACCGCATTGGAGATCCCGCTGGGGCGGCCTTCCAGGCGTGGGCCGCGGTCGCTCTGGAACCCCACCGGCCGGCGATGCTGACGGCGCTCGGCCGGGCCGAGACGGGGTTGGGGAACGGCGTCGCCGCCGAGCGGGCCCATGGCCGAGCCCTTCGGTTGGACCCCCGGCAGGAACCCCTGGTCTACGAGCATGGGCTCGCCCTGTCCGAGATCGGTCGCGTCGAGGAGGCCAGCACCCGGCTGCACACTCTGATCCATTCCACCGACGCGACCGTGAGGCTGGGGGCTAAAATGGCCCTGCACCGGCTGGTGCTCCGCTGCATCGATTCCGATGACCACCGGCGGGCCGCTGCCGTCGCTCTCGATGGTTGGAGCGGGCGGGCGGGCGATGGCACCGCCATGCTGCCGATGAGGGTCCGCATCGAGTCCTCCAGCGCCTGCAACCTGCGTTGCCGTCACTGCACCACCGGCGTCGCCTACCACAGCACCGAACGCCGCCTGCTGAAGGCGGACCTGTTCGAGCGCATCGTGCAGGATCTCAAGGGAATGGAAGCGGTGGTCAGCTGCGTCATGTATCTGGGAGGGGAGCCGCTGATGAATCCCCACCTGGAAACGATGATCCGGCGTTTGAGGGACGAGACCTCGATCAACCAGATCCATTTCGTCACGAACGCCATGCTGGCAACCGAAGAGCGATGCCGCGCCCTGGCGGACTGCGGCGTGGAAAAAATCTATGTGTCGATCGACGGTCGCACGCCGGAGGAGAACGACGCCATCCGCCGGGGCTCCCACTATCCGACGGTGCGCCGGAATCTGACCCTGATGCGCCGATACCTCGAACCTGCCGGCGTGCAGTTGATCGTCTCCAACAACGTCCTGCGTCGTCCGGGGGACCCGCCGACCGCTGCGACTCCGGCCTTTCTGATCGAGGATTTCCCCGGTCTGCCGATCGCCACGAACTACGCCTATAAATGGCCGGGCTGGGCGCAGACGGAAGAGGAGGAGGCGCTGACGGTCGACGTCAACCCGGAACGGCGCCGCGGATTCTGCAGTTCGCCCTTCACGGAATCGGCGATCCGCCCCAACGGCGATGTGACGCTCTGTTGCTACGACATCTCCGGCATCGAGGTCTTGGGCAACCTGCGGCAGGACTCCTTCGCGGACATTTGGAACGGCGAACGCTACCGGGCGGTGAGGCTTGCCATGATGGCCGGTGACGAGGCGGCTCTGCCCGGCGTGTGCCGGAATTGTCCGGTCTACACGGGTGAAGAGATTCAGGAGCGGCCGGCGGACCTGCCTGCCTCCGGCGTGGCGGCGGTGTGA
- a CDS encoding GH1 family beta-glucosidase, translating to MPLLTSDFPDGFLWGTSTSAFQVEGAAAKDGRGPSIWDSFCRLKGRVDNGDTGDVACDHYHRYAEDVALMRDIGVGAYRFSISWPRVLPRGRGAVNEAGLDFYDRLIDRLLEAGIEPWACLYHWDLPQGLQDLGGWANRDSAGWYADYAVLCARRFGDRVTRWATFNEFSVFTLFGYALGWGAPSVSDRGEHLKVIHHTNLAHGAGVDVLRALVPGASIGAVHSFQPCRPSNPAPEHVEAAALFDELWNLCFPDAQILGHYPPRIARAIEPYVQAGDMARICRPLDWFGMNHYAPLFAQAEPGAVWGCGFGAPPEGMPRTDIGWPFQPSAFHEALMQATARYRLPIYVTENGYGTKAPEAPDAQGVVMDRERLGYLQACIGEMARALRDGADVRGYFVWSLLDNFEWGGGYGTRFGIVHVDFETQKRTPKESAKWYSALVGGALGGHTAATPEAGRSAGRS from the coding sequence ATGCCCCTTCTCACCTCCGATTTTCCTGACGGCTTCCTGTGGGGAACCTCGACGTCGGCGTTCCAGGTGGAGGGAGCCGCGGCCAAGGATGGGCGGGGCCCCAGCATCTGGGACAGCTTCTGCCGTCTGAAGGGCCGGGTGGACAACGGCGATACCGGCGACGTTGCCTGCGACCATTATCACCGCTACGCCGAGGACGTGGCGCTGATGCGGGACATCGGGGTCGGCGCCTACCGGTTCTCGATCTCCTGGCCGCGCGTCCTGCCGCGCGGACGGGGGGCGGTCAACGAGGCCGGACTGGACTTCTACGACCGCCTGATCGACCGCCTTTTGGAGGCCGGCATCGAGCCCTGGGCGTGCCTCTACCACTGGGACCTGCCGCAGGGCCTGCAGGACCTCGGCGGCTGGGCGAACCGGGACAGCGCCGGCTGGTACGCCGACTATGCCGTCCTCTGCGCCCGCCGGTTCGGCGACCGGGTGACGCGCTGGGCGACCTTCAACGAGTTCTCCGTCTTCACCCTGTTCGGCTACGCGCTCGGCTGGGGCGCCCCCAGCGTGTCCGACCGCGGGGAGCATCTCAAGGTCATCCACCACACCAACCTCGCCCACGGGGCCGGCGTGGACGTGCTGCGGGCTCTGGTACCCGGCGCGTCCATCGGGGCGGTGCACAGTTTCCAGCCCTGCCGGCCTTCCAACCCGGCGCCCGAGCATGTCGAGGCGGCCGCCCTGTTTGACGAGCTGTGGAACCTGTGCTTCCCCGACGCGCAGATTCTGGGCCACTACCCGCCGCGCATCGCCCGCGCGATCGAACCTTACGTTCAGGCCGGCGACATGGCGCGGATCTGTCGGCCCTTGGACTGGTTCGGCATGAACCACTATGCGCCCCTCTTCGCCCAAGCCGAACCGGGCGCCGTCTGGGGCTGCGGCTTCGGCGCCCCTCCGGAGGGCATGCCGCGCACCGACATCGGCTGGCCGTTCCAGCCCAGCGCCTTCCACGAAGCCTTGATGCAGGCCACCGCGCGCTACCGCCTACCGATCTACGTGACGGAGAACGGCTACGGCACCAAGGCGCCGGAGGCCCCGGACGCCCAGGGAGTCGTGATGGACCGGGAACGGCTGGGCTATCTGCAGGCCTGCATTGGAGAAATGGCCAGGGCGCTGAGGGATGGGGCCGACGTGCGCGGCTATTTCGTGTGGTCTCTGCTCGACAACTTCGAATGGGGCGGCGGCTACGGCACCCGGTTCGGCATCGTCCATGTGGACTTCGAGACACAGAAACGCACGCCTAAGGAATCCGCCAAATGGTATTCGGCGCTGGTCGGCGGGGCGCTGGGCGGTCACACCGCCGCCACGCCGGAGGCAGGCAGGTCCGCCGGCCGCTCCTGA
- a CDS encoding tetratricopeptide repeat protein: MSAPIPSETLLANAMASHRTGNLAEAEPLYRILLERQPGHPDALHLLGVLRSQAGDPAGGAALIAEAIANRPTVAAYHANLALALKALGRFDDAEAALRSAIALAPGVGALVTLGGVRRAAGRHAEALVVYRAAQIADPSDGAAQEGIAHAIAETADAGRVTPAALTAYRRAFQLRPAAPFAAYNLAQTLRKAGETGTAAILFQTAAVLAPAEPAALSGLGLTLLAMGRADRAAAILARVVRLRPGDAQDRFHLAEAAQAAGDADRAAAAYKETTARRPTDHTAWENAALLDARGNRLPALAAHAGGLMAAARAGHLFWKAPVYIAMHVANDRIAASLPDAAHQALERFRQAAAAENRELLPWIDFLRGSLLLRTPGGEAAGRAMLEALAPALPFLRHVTMGDEFDALCRSVSPEERAAHRAGFQSEPAAEGEGPLLFAACDDRYLRLFAAPLLLTVDAFCEAGRRVHIHIADPGPDIAEVIAGLRATLRRCRLTVSTERTPSDLDPASRRTLYTCLRLLRAPDVLDLHGRPPLVMIDIDALLSIDPQRLVDAMAPEEEAVLIHRPDSLDYLYNTISNGLIVLRPSDAMREVLERTATVLLHWLRQRSMAYFLDQMALIQGFADVERRRGAARILPIEALCHRLGVPDVFLPFFDEKHRAGFADQMSALTARLQEDMRIAGRSEEERRAALTGLVRRLQAATATPR, encoded by the coding sequence ATGAGCGCGCCAATACCCTCCGAGACGCTTCTGGCGAACGCGATGGCCTCGCACCGGACCGGCAACCTCGCCGAAGCCGAGCCGCTGTACCGCATCCTCTTGGAGCGGCAGCCCGGCCATCCCGATGCGCTGCATCTCCTCGGGGTCCTGCGAAGCCAAGCCGGCGATCCGGCCGGGGGCGCCGCTCTCATCGCCGAGGCCATCGCCAACCGCCCCACCGTCGCCGCCTATCACGCAAACCTTGCGCTTGCCCTCAAGGCGCTTGGACGTTTCGACGACGCGGAGGCGGCGCTGCGGAGCGCCATCGCCCTGGCCCCCGGGGTGGGGGCGCTCGTCACCTTGGGGGGCGTGCGGCGGGCCGCCGGCCGCCATGCCGAGGCGCTGGTCGTCTACCGCGCCGCCCAGATCGCCGATCCGTCCGACGGGGCTGCGCAGGAGGGGATCGCCCATGCCATCGCCGAAACCGCGGATGCGGGACGCGTCACTCCGGCGGCCTTGACGGCCTACCGTCGGGCCTTCCAGCTCCGTCCCGCCGCTCCTTTCGCGGCCTACAATCTCGCCCAGACCCTCCGGAAGGCCGGGGAAACCGGCACCGCCGCCATCCTGTTCCAAACGGCGGCGGTGCTCGCACCGGCGGAACCGGCGGCGCTTTCCGGGTTGGGGCTGACCCTGCTCGCCATGGGACGCGCGGACCGTGCCGCCGCGATCCTCGCGCGGGTGGTCCGGCTGCGCCCGGGCGACGCGCAGGACCGCTTCCATCTGGCCGAGGCCGCCCAGGCGGCAGGCGACGCCGACCGTGCCGCGGCGGCCTACAAGGAGACGACGGCTCGGCGCCCCACGGACCACACGGCTTGGGAGAACGCCGCCCTTCTCGACGCGCGCGGGAACCGATTGCCCGCCCTGGCCGCCCATGCCGGCGGGCTGATGGCCGCGGCACGGGCGGGGCATCTGTTCTGGAAGGCGCCCGTCTACATCGCCATGCATGTGGCGAACGACCGGATCGCGGCGTCGCTCCCGGATGCCGCGCACCAAGCGCTGGAACGGTTCCGCCAAGCCGCGGCGGCTGAGAATCGCGAGCTGCTGCCCTGGATCGATTTCCTGCGCGGCTCGCTGCTGCTGCGGACACCGGGGGGCGAGGCGGCGGGCCGGGCCATGCTGGAGGCGCTGGCTCCCGCCCTGCCCTTCCTGCGCCACGTCACCATGGGCGACGAGTTCGACGCCCTCTGCCGGTCGGTGTCGCCGGAGGAGCGCGCGGCCCACCGGGCCGGCTTCCAGTCGGAACCGGCCGCCGAGGGCGAGGGGCCCCTGCTCTTCGCGGCCTGCGACGACCGTTACCTGCGGCTGTTCGCGGCTCCGCTTCTGCTGACGGTGGACGCCTTCTGCGAGGCGGGGCGGCGGGTGCACATCCACATCGCGGACCCCGGCCCGGACATCGCGGAGGTGATCGCCGGGCTGCGCGCGACGCTGCGGCGGTGCCGCCTCACCGTCAGCACCGAACGAACGCCGTCCGATCTCGATCCGGCGAGCCGGCGCACCCTCTACACCTGCCTACGCCTGCTGAGGGCACCGGACGTGCTGGACCTTCATGGACGCCCGCCGCTGGTGATGATCGACATCGACGCCCTGCTGTCGATCGACCCGCAGCGCCTCGTCGACGCCATGGCGCCGGAGGAGGAGGCTGTGCTCATCCATCGGCCCGACAGCCTGGACTATCTTTACAACACCATCAGCAACGGGTTGATCGTGCTGCGCCCGAGCGACGCCATGCGGGAGGTGCTGGAGCGCACGGCCACCGTCCTCCTGCATTGGTTGCGGCAGCGCAGCATGGCTTATTTCCTCGACCAGATGGCCCTGATCCAGGGGTTCGCGGATGTTGAGCGCCGGCGCGGCGCCGCTCGGATCCTGCCGATCGAGGCGCTGTGCCACCGCCTCGGCGTGCCCGACGTCTTTCTGCCCTTCTTCGACGAGAAGCACCGCGCCGGCTTCGCCGACCAGATGTCCGCGTTGACGGCGCGCCTGCAGGAGGACATGCGGATCGCAGGACGCAGCGAGGAGGAGCGCCGCGCCGCTCTGACCGGTCTGGTGCGCCGGCTCCAGGCCGCGACCGCCACCCCTCGGTAG
- a CDS encoding MucR family transcriptional regulator, with the protein MQSSDTDGSENSATDLVAMTGKIVASYVRSNQIAVNDLPNLIRIVHQSLSGTGRPVEPEAVELRPAVPVKKSVMPDYIVCLEDGKKLKMLKRYLRTAYGMTPDEYRRKWGLPADYPMTAPNYAEQRSAFAKSIGLGKKAAAPAKPARRGRAKNVA; encoded by the coding sequence ATGCAAAGCAGCGACACCGACGGTTCTGAGAATTCGGCCACCGATCTGGTCGCCATGACGGGTAAGATCGTTGCGTCTTATGTCCGCTCAAACCAGATCGCGGTGAATGATCTTCCGAACCTCATCCGGATCGTCCATCAAAGTCTGTCGGGCACGGGCCGCCCGGTGGAGCCGGAAGCGGTGGAACTGCGTCCCGCCGTGCCGGTGAAAAAGTCGGTGATGCCGGACTACATCGTCTGCCTCGAGGACGGCAAGAAGCTGAAGATGCTGAAGCGCTACCTGCGCACGGCCTACGGCATGACTCCGGACGAATACCGCCGCAAGTGGGGCCTGCCCGCGGATTATCCGATGACCGCGCCGAATTACGCGGAGCAGCGGTCCGCTTTCGCCAAGTCGATCGGTCTCGGCAAGAAAGCCGCCGCCCCGGCCAAGCCGGCCCGCCGCGGCCGCGCCAAGAACGTCGCCTGA
- a CDS encoding DUF6212 domain-containing protein — translation MKLSTPAAQFASLYDGTPKLIMVGADASQDPGAIPLRILRLVRHDGGYLLLSGDTGAAEGEALRSLAIPPAAVRMLWSCDEAARRDAERLLGWWQEAGGPDSAPPQVTGDASSLLHGLLAQAFGEIDGLHRRNAGLQRTLSTLREEWGRSARLPPEAVELLDALRLSPPRLVFATPRPVGALAVPLRHGRIGAEAAEIVQRLPAGARGLAGLDLHLDRAPMGSGVLAIALTGVETGEILAEWRLPFGELRSGWLPLRLPAASTRMDRLLDLRIGAIGVVTEAPRLSLAQAGLLDEYAVAPPARAIGQPAMLALRLWGGLPGLEYGAAAHLAPHPAPDRMVWPLTQPVLAQVRKGRDFEATFPWFGLLRGGRILLHPLHGVVTAAHIPLDEVPGAVAVRARAVIDDPRCRTAIACKLVVAPPALTVDEAEREQGVLASSGWMVMEEPRRPLDLAAVLAAPWSGPMALHLFTDIPDRGHGLYGRTIFSDFELEIDSRTAWANPPIQSEAAEEGIAATP, via the coding sequence ATGAAGCTCTCCACCCCCGCGGCCCAGTTCGCCTCCCTCTACGACGGAACGCCGAAGCTCATCATGGTCGGCGCCGACGCTTCGCAGGACCCTGGAGCCATTCCCCTTCGCATCCTGCGGTTGGTTCGTCACGACGGCGGCTATCTGCTGCTGTCGGGGGACACCGGGGCAGCGGAGGGCGAGGCGTTGCGCAGCTTGGCGATACCGCCCGCCGCCGTCCGGATGTTGTGGTCCTGCGACGAGGCCGCCCGGCGGGACGCCGAGCGGCTGCTCGGCTGGTGGCAGGAGGCCGGCGGACCGGACAGCGCGCCGCCGCAGGTGACGGGCGATGCGTCCAGCCTGCTGCACGGCCTGTTGGCCCAAGCCTTCGGGGAGATCGACGGCCTGCACCGCCGCAACGCCGGGCTTCAGCGGACCCTGTCCACCCTGAGGGAGGAGTGGGGCCGCTCCGCCCGCCTGCCGCCGGAGGCGGTGGAGCTTCTGGACGCCCTGCGTCTCAGCCCGCCGCGGCTGGTCTTCGCCACGCCCCGCCCGGTGGGCGCGCTGGCGGTGCCGCTGCGCCATGGCCGGATTGGCGCGGAGGCGGCGGAGATCGTGCAGCGCCTGCCGGCCGGCGCGCGGGGGCTGGCGGGGCTCGATCTGCATCTCGACCGGGCGCCGATGGGAAGCGGGGTGCTCGCCATCGCCCTGACCGGGGTGGAAACCGGCGAAATCCTTGCGGAATGGCGGCTGCCCTTCGGCGAACTGCGATCCGGCTGGCTGCCGCTGCGCCTGCCCGCCGCCTCCACCCGGATGGATCGGCTTCTCGACCTGCGGATCGGCGCCATCGGGGTGGTGACGGAGGCGCCGCGCCTCTCGCTGGCCCAGGCCGGTCTGCTCGACGAATACGCCGTCGCGCCGCCGGCCCGCGCCATCGGGCAGCCGGCCATGCTGGCGCTGCGGCTGTGGGGCGGGCTGCCGGGACTGGAGTATGGCGCGGCGGCGCATCTGGCCCCGCATCCGGCGCCGGACCGTATGGTCTGGCCGCTGACCCAGCCGGTTCTGGCTCAGGTGCGCAAGGGACGCGACTTCGAGGCGACCTTTCCCTGGTTCGGCCTGCTGCGCGGCGGGCGCATCCTGCTCCACCCGCTCCACGGCGTCGTCACCGCGGCCCACATCCCGTTGGACGAGGTGCCGGGCGCCGTGGCCGTGCGGGCACGGGCGGTCATCGACGATCCGCGCTGCCGCACCGCCATCGCCTGCAAGCTGGTGGTGGCGCCGCCGGCGCTGACGGTGGACGAGGCGGAACGGGAGCAGGGCGTCCTCGCCTCCAGCGGCTGGATGGTGATGGAGGAGCCGCGCCGGCCGCTCGACCTCGCGGCCGTGCTGGCGGCGCCCTGGTCGGGGCCGATGGCGCTTCATCTTTTCACCGACATTCCGGATCGCGGCCACGGCCTGTACGGGCGCACCATCTTCTCAGACTTCGAACTGGAGATCGATTCCCGGACCGCTTGGGCCAACCCGCCCATCCAGTCGGAGGCGGCGGAGGAGGGGATCGCCGCCACGCCGTGA
- a CDS encoding ABC transporter ATP-binding protein/permease: MSIASRTPDRSGFTRRFLRLAGGFWSGGSRPGGRNWTVWLLAGALGLLTVGQVVVPILLNLWSQHLFDALEQRSMDRFLLMIAAAGGIILFNIANTILHLRVKRRLQLGWRTWLTHKLLGDWLTRGRQHQVTYLPGDHDNPDGRIAEDIRIATEAAIDLVLSLSYCALLLISFTNILWRLSGAPEVTLAGSTFHVPGYLLYIALVYAAVGTSIALLMGKPLVRAVNRRQGHEASFRFGLARVRENAQDVALLHGESGERDRLSLLFGGVQRGWNGQTHALSNMMVFSAAYSVLSAVFPILVASPSYIAGAISLGVLMQTAQAFQQTVGALSWPIDNLARAAEWKASVERVLGLHEALQRLDREIGGEGTERITVERSEGGGSEGGDGLSFRGLSIAEPDGRRVVEPFDLEIRPGERVLIVGDPAAAVRLFRAVARVWPWGGGSVVLPALSRVFFMAERPYLPHDTLRAALSYPRAAETVGDADAAAALERVGLGHLRPRLDEPDSWDEVLAVPEQQLLGFARLLIHRPDWIFLDDSTDSLDPRTEEAMLRLIDAEFPDATLITIGSHPGLERHHRRKLVLDRTDDTVRVREEPCGDRRIAAVAE; encoded by the coding sequence ATGTCGATCGCGTCCAGGACGCCGGACCGATCCGGCTTCACCCGCCGTTTCCTCCGTCTTGCCGGCGGCTTCTGGTCTGGGGGCTCCCGTCCGGGCGGGCGGAACTGGACCGTTTGGCTTCTCGCCGGGGCGCTGGGGCTTCTGACGGTCGGACAGGTGGTGGTTCCCATCCTGCTCAACCTGTGGAGCCAGCACCTGTTCGACGCGCTGGAGCAGCGCTCGATGGACCGCTTCCTGCTGATGATCGCGGCGGCGGGCGGGATCATCCTGTTCAACATCGCCAACACCATCCTGCATCTGCGGGTGAAGCGCCGCCTGCAGCTGGGCTGGCGCACATGGCTGACGCACAAGCTGCTGGGCGACTGGCTGACGCGCGGCCGGCAGCATCAGGTGACCTACCTGCCGGGCGACCACGACAACCCGGACGGGCGCATCGCCGAGGACATCCGCATCGCGACCGAGGCGGCCATCGACCTCGTCCTGTCGCTGTCCTACTGCGCGCTGCTGCTGATCAGCTTCACCAACATCCTGTGGCGGCTGTCCGGTGCGCCGGAGGTGACGCTGGCCGGAAGCACCTTCCACGTGCCGGGCTATCTGCTCTACATCGCCCTGGTCTACGCGGCCGTCGGGACGAGCATCGCCCTGCTGATGGGAAAGCCGCTGGTGAGAGCGGTGAACCGGCGGCAGGGGCATGAGGCGTCCTTCCGCTTCGGCCTTGCCCGCGTGCGGGAGAACGCGCAGGACGTGGCCCTCCTGCACGGCGAGTCGGGGGAACGCGACCGGCTGAGTCTGCTGTTCGGCGGGGTGCAGCGGGGCTGGAACGGCCAGACCCACGCCCTGTCCAACATGATGGTCTTCAGCGCCGCCTATTCGGTGCTGTCCGCGGTCTTTCCGATCCTCGTCGCCTCGCCCAGCTACATCGCCGGGGCCATCTCGCTCGGCGTGCTGATGCAGACGGCGCAGGCCTTCCAGCAGACGGTCGGCGCCCTGTCCTGGCCGATCGACAATTTGGCCCGCGCGGCCGAATGGAAGGCGTCGGTGGAGCGCGTGCTGGGCCTGCACGAGGCGCTCCAGCGTCTGGACCGCGAGATCGGCGGGGAGGGGACGGAGCGGATCACCGTGGAACGCAGCGAGGGCGGGGGCAGCGAGGGGGGTGACGGCCTGAGCTTCCGCGGGCTGTCCATCGCCGAGCCGGACGGGCGCCGGGTGGTGGAGCCCTTCGACCTGGAGATCCGGCCCGGCGAGCGCGTGCTGATCGTCGGCGATCCGGCGGCGGCGGTGCGGCTGTTCCGGGCGGTGGCGCGGGTCTGGCCCTGGGGTGGGGGTAGCGTCGTGCTGCCCGCCCTCTCCCGCGTGTTCTTCATGGCCGAACGGCCCTATCTGCCGCACGACACGCTGCGCGCCGCCCTGAGCTATCCCCGGGCGGCGGAGACGGTGGGCGATGCCGACGCGGCGGCGGCGCTGGAGCGGGTCGGGCTCGGCCACTTGCGACCGCGGCTGGACGAGCCCGACAGCTGGGACGAGGTTCTGGCGGTGCCGGAGCAGCAGTTGCTGGGCTTCGCCCGTTTGTTGATCCACCGCCCCGACTGGATCTTCCTGGATGACTCCACCGACAGCCTGGACCCGCGGACCGAGGAGGCGATGCTGCGCCTGATCGACGCCGAGTTCCCCGACGCCACGCTGATCACCATCGGCAGCCATCCCGGCCTGGAGCGGCATCACCGCCGCAAGCTGGTGCTCGACCGGACGGATGACACCGTTCGGGTGCGCGAGGAGCCTTGCGGGGACCGTCGGATCGCGGCGGTCGCGGAGTAG